The following proteins are encoded in a genomic region of Ornithodoros turicata isolate Travis chromosome 6, ASM3712646v1, whole genome shotgun sequence:
- the LOC135398415 gene encoding uncharacterized protein LOC135398415: MWQVLTGEVLRKKGSRNLVALNSLLGWTIQGPTKVSSAVEFRQGTVLPSPYLQQSAVACVLRVHSSVEYAISGEDETSWEPTLGSFWEIDSMGILPETGITDTSAVMENFSKMVKKTEDRYEVALPWKIDPAVVLNDNYDVAVTRLKKLVARLRRTDGMLLRYDGVIRDYLNLGHAEVVDESIEPKNLVYYMPHSAVIREDRATTKVRVVFDASSHAPDSISLNQCLDKGINLNPDILQLLLRFRSYKVALTADIEKAFLQVLIREEDRDVFRYLWFQHQPDQKASHNDLDGVQVLRMTRVPFGATSSPFLLSATIQHYLATITGDQETTARKLSRSFYVDDLVTGADSEEEAEKLYREALEIMNTAGMNLRKWTTSNDRLQALFDGRESPEHGTKEKQQLLSPQKILGVSWDTEQDKLQVTMRSLFTFLLETADTKRYVLQAA; the protein is encoded by the coding sequence ATGTGGCAGGTGCTGACTGGAGAAGTTCTAAGGAAGAAGGGTTCAAGAAATCTCGTGGCGTTAAACTCTTTGTTGGGCTGGACAATTCAAGGACCGACCAAGGTTTCATCTGCTGTAGAGTTTCGCCAGGGAACAGTCCTACCTTCACCGTACCTTCAACAGTCAGCAGTAGCGTGTGTCCTACGAGTTCACTCATCGGTGGAGTACGCGATATCGGGAGAAGATGAAACTTCATGGGAGCCAACTCTTGGGTCGTTCTGGGAGATTGACTCCATGGGTATTCTACCAGAAACCGGCATTACCGACACCTCGGCGGTAATGGAGAACTTTTCTAAAATGGTAAAGAAGACAGAGGACAGATATGAAGTGGCTCTACCATGGAAGATTGATCCTGCAGTTGTGTTGAATGACAACTACGACGTCGCTGTCACCCGCCTTAAAAAGCTTGTAGCACGGCTTAGGAGAACGGATGGTATGTTACTTCGGTATGACGGTGTCATCAGAGATTATTTGAATCTAGGTCATGCTGAAGTCGTCGATGAGAGCATAGAACCAAAGAACTTGGTATATTATATGCCTCATTCAGCCGTGATACGAGAAGACCGAGCGACAACTAAAGTACGCGTCGTCTTCGACGCCTCTTCTCATGCGCCAGACAGCATATCTCTAAATCAGTGCCTGGATAAGGGTATCAATTTGAATCCCGATATTTTGCAGCTACTTCTACGATTCAGGAGTTACAAGGTTGCCCTTACCGCTGATATAGAAAAGGCGTTTCTCCAGGTTTTGATTCGGGAAGAGGACCGAGACGTTTTTCGATATCTTTGGTTTCAACATCAACCTGACCAAAAGGCTTCTCATAATGATCTGGATGGGGTACAGGTTCTGCGTATGACGAGAGTTCCGTTTGGAGCGACCTCGAGTCCCTTCCTGCTATCAGCTACCATCCAGCACTATCTTGCTACCATTACCGGCGACCAAGAAACAACAGCAAGAAAATTGAGCCGTTCGTTTTACGTTGACGATTTGGTTACTGGCGCAGACTCAGAGGAAGAGGCCGAAAAGCTCTACCGTGAAGCTCTAGAAATCATGAACACAGCGGGAATGAACCTTCGAAAGTGGACAACCAGTAACGATCGACTACAAGCTTTATTTGATGGACGTGAAAGTCCCGAACACGGAACCAAGGAAAAGCAGCAGTTGTTAAGCCCGCAGAAGATACTGGGAGTGTCATGGGACACAGAGCAGGATAAACTGCAGGTGACGATGAGATCCCTATTCACGTTTCTTTTGGAAACTGCGGATACGAAGCGTTACGTGTTACAAGCCGCTTAG